From Paenibacillus graminis, a single genomic window includes:
- a CDS encoding NAD-dependent epimerase/dehydratase family protein gives MQTVMQAAITSVQELEDRLARPSAALLEELARVEGDIMLLGVGGKMGPSLARLAVNAVREAGLDKKVIGVSRFSNDALKQELLEAGVEIISADLSDDSALQALPETKNILYMAGNKFGTTGNEHFTWMMNAYLPGRVAERFRNSRIVVFSTGNVYPLTPVGQGGATEQMSPNANGEYGQSCLGRERIFEHFSHKNGTPMFIYRLNYAIDLRYGVLLELARSVKEQRPIDITMGHANVIWQGDANELALRALLRCSSPPNVMNITGPETISLRWAAAEIGRRLGVEPVFTGEEAPNALLSKASKAAAAFGYPQVALAQMIDWVAEWVRLDGATWNKPTHFQEREGNY, from the coding sequence ATGCAAACCGTAATGCAGGCTGCGATCACATCCGTTCAGGAACTGGAAGACCGGCTGGCCCGTCCGTCTGCCGCCCTGCTGGAGGAGCTCGCCAGGGTCGAAGGAGATATTATGCTGCTCGGAGTAGGCGGCAAAATGGGGCCGAGCCTGGCCCGGCTGGCGGTAAATGCGGTCCGGGAGGCTGGCTTGGACAAGAAGGTGATCGGCGTTTCCCGCTTCTCGAACGATGCCTTGAAGCAGGAACTGCTGGAAGCCGGTGTGGAGATTATCTCTGCGGATTTGTCTGACGACAGCGCGCTGCAGGCACTCCCTGAAACGAAAAATATCCTCTACATGGCCGGCAATAAATTCGGCACAACGGGGAATGAGCATTTCACATGGATGATGAACGCCTACCTGCCGGGGCGCGTCGCGGAACGTTTCCGCAATTCGCGGATTGTAGTGTTTTCCACAGGCAATGTCTACCCGCTCACCCCAGTTGGCCAAGGCGGTGCAACGGAGCAAATGTCTCCGAATGCGAACGGGGAGTATGGGCAGTCCTGTCTGGGCCGTGAACGGATCTTCGAGCATTTCTCCCATAAGAATGGTACCCCGATGTTCATCTACCGGCTGAATTATGCCATAGACCTGCGTTATGGCGTTTTGCTTGAGCTTGCAAGATCCGTTAAAGAGCAGCGGCCGATCGATATCACTATGGGGCACGCCAATGTTATTTGGCAGGGGGATGCCAACGAGCTGGCCCTGCGTGCGCTGCTCCGCTGCAGCTCGCCACCGAATGTCATGAACATTACCGGACCGGAGACGATATCGCTGCGCTGGGCTGCAGCGGAAATCGGCCGCAGGCTGGGTGTGGAGCCGGTCTTCACGGGTGAAGAAGCGCCTAATGCCCTGTTAAGCAAAGCTTCCAAAGCGGCAGCTGCCTTCGGGTATCCGCAGGTAGCACTCGCCCAGATGATCGATTGGGTGGCCGAGTGGGTTCGTCTGGACGGTGCGACCTGGAACAAGCCGACGCATTTTCAGGAACGGGAGGGCAACTATTAA
- a CDS encoding dihydrodipicolinate synthase family protein — protein sequence MGAARKPLTPELYEALHEGLAIPAHPLALTAERKLDERRQRALTRYYLASGAGGIAVAVHSTQFEIRNPEIGLLEPVLRLAAEEVEHANLDRPFLKVAGICGGMEQTVLEAQLAASLGYEAGLLSMGGLQDWSEEELLERTHRVADVIPVFGFYLQPSVGGRILSFDFWRRFAEIEGVIAIKMAPFNRYQSLDVVRAVMESSRCGEIALYTGNDDNIVTDLLTTYRFKVNGEPVEKKIVGGLLGHWAVWTSKAVQLLNEIKKIRSDASLAASWLTLGIEVTDSNAALFDPAHQFHGCIPGIHEALRRQGLLEGLWCLNPEEQLSPGQLEEISRVSRDYPHLVDNDFVAAHLQDWLR from the coding sequence ATGGGAGCGGCAAGAAAACCTTTAACGCCGGAGCTGTATGAAGCGCTGCATGAAGGTCTGGCGATTCCGGCACATCCTCTGGCCCTGACGGCCGAGCGCAAGCTGGATGAACGCCGTCAGCGGGCTTTGACCCGTTACTATTTAGCCTCGGGGGCAGGCGGAATTGCTGTGGCGGTGCATTCTACGCAATTCGAAATCCGCAATCCGGAGATCGGTCTGCTGGAGCCGGTGCTCAGGCTGGCGGCGGAAGAAGTGGAGCATGCAAATCTGGACCGGCCTTTTCTGAAGGTCGCCGGCATATGCGGCGGTATGGAGCAGACTGTGCTGGAAGCGCAGCTCGCTGCAAGTCTGGGCTACGAAGCAGGACTGCTAAGTATGGGCGGACTGCAGGATTGGAGCGAAGAGGAACTGCTGGAACGCACACACAGAGTCGCTGATGTGATTCCTGTATTCGGGTTTTATCTGCAGCCATCCGTCGGCGGCCGGATCTTAAGCTTTGACTTTTGGCGGAGATTTGCGGAAATTGAAGGGGTTATTGCCATCAAAATGGCACCGTTCAACCGTTATCAGAGCCTAGATGTGGTCAGAGCCGTGATGGAATCCAGCCGCTGCGGGGAAATTGCGCTCTACACGGGCAACGATGATAATATTGTTACGGATTTGCTCACCACTTACCGCTTTAAGGTGAATGGCGAGCCGGTGGAGAAAAAAATCGTCGGCGGGCTACTCGGCCACTGGGCAGTCTGGACCAGCAAAGCGGTTCAGCTTCTAAACGAGATCAAAAAAATCCGCAGCGATGCCTCTCTGGCGGCCAGCTGGCTGACCCTTGGCATTGAAGTGACGGACAGCAATGCGGCGCTGTTTGATCCGGCCCATCAGTTTCATGGCTGCATCCCGGGCATTCATGAGGCACTGCGCCGGCAGGGGCTGCTTGAAGGCTTGTGGTGCCTGAATCCGGAGGAGCAGCTTTCACCCGGCCAGCTGGAAGAGATCAGCAGAGTGAGCCGGGATTATCCTCATCTTGTGGATAATGATTTCGTGGCAGCCCATTTGCAGGACTGGCTCCGGTAA
- a CDS encoding alpha-amylase family glycosyl hydrolase, translating to MKSHSKVAAVLSLSLSMVLGAALPAMADPATSVNNKVNYSTDVMYQIVTDRFSDGNPSNNPTGAAFSSDHSNMKLYFGGDWKGIINKINDGYLTGMGVTALWISQPVENITSVVNYSGVNNTSYHGYWPKDFKKTNAAFGNFTDFQNLISTAHANNIKVVIDFAPNHTSPASSSQPSFAENGALYDNGTLLGNYTNDSKGLFHHKGGTDFSTIEDGIYRNLYDLADINQNNNTIDKYFKEAIGLWLDLGVDGIRFDAVKHMPFGWQKSLASSMYSGNHPVFTFGEWFLGPDETSPDNVKFANSSGMNLLDFAYAQEVREVFKDKSETMTDLNSVLESTASSYNYIHNMVTFIDNHDMDRFQAAGSSTRPTEQALALTLTSRGVPAIYYGTEQYMTGVGDPYNRAMMTGFNTNTTAYKLIKALAPLRKSNPAIAYGTTTQRWVNNDVYIYERKFGNSVALVAINRNTSTPYPITSLLSSLPAGNYTDVLGGLLNGNSISVGSGGAVTNFTLAAGGTAVWQSTAPASTPSVANVGPTMGKPGNTVTIDGQGFGSSAGTVYFGTTAVTGSNIVSWEDSEIKVKIPNVAAGKTTVKVTTASSTTSNAFSNFNVLTADQVTVRFKVNNATTSLGSSVYLVGNVAELGAWSASDAIGPMYNVVEETYPTWYYDVSVPAGTPLQFKLIKSNGTTVTWEGGSNHTYTSPTSGVGTVTVDWQN from the coding sequence ATGAAATCGCATTCCAAGGTTGCGGCGGTCCTATCGCTTTCACTAAGCATGGTTCTTGGTGCCGCTTTGCCGGCAATGGCTGATCCGGCTACAAGCGTAAATAACAAGGTTAATTACAGTACTGATGTCATGTATCAGATCGTGACCGACCGGTTCTCGGACGGTAATCCGTCCAATAACCCGACAGGCGCTGCCTTCAGCAGCGACCATTCCAATATGAAGCTGTATTTCGGCGGCGACTGGAAGGGAATTATCAATAAAATCAATGACGGGTACCTGACCGGTATGGGGGTTACTGCGCTCTGGATTTCCCAGCCGGTGGAGAACATCACCTCTGTCGTTAATTATTCCGGTGTGAACAACACGTCCTATCATGGCTACTGGCCCAAAGATTTCAAAAAGACCAACGCTGCCTTCGGAAACTTCACCGATTTTCAAAACCTGATCTCCACAGCACATGCGAATAACATCAAAGTCGTTATCGACTTTGCTCCCAATCACACCAGCCCGGCTTCGTCGTCGCAACCAAGTTTTGCTGAGAACGGCGCACTGTATGACAATGGCACGCTGCTCGGCAACTACACCAATGACTCCAAAGGTTTGTTCCATCACAAAGGAGGTACGGATTTTTCCACCATTGAAGACGGCATTTACCGGAATCTGTATGATCTGGCGGACATCAATCAGAATAACAACACGATTGACAAATATTTCAAAGAAGCCATTGGGCTTTGGCTTGACCTGGGTGTGGATGGCATCCGGTTCGATGCGGTGAAACATATGCCCTTCGGCTGGCAAAAAAGCCTGGCCTCTTCCATGTACAGCGGCAATCATCCGGTTTTCACCTTCGGTGAATGGTTCCTCGGCCCAGACGAAACCAGCCCGGACAATGTCAAATTTGCCAACAGCAGTGGAATGAACCTGCTTGACTTCGCTTATGCCCAGGAAGTCCGCGAAGTATTCAAGGACAAATCGGAAACGATGACTGATCTCAACTCTGTGCTGGAATCTACTGCCTCCAGCTATAATTACATTCATAATATGGTTACCTTCATCGACAATCATGATATGGACCGCTTCCAGGCAGCCGGCTCCAGCACACGACCGACGGAGCAGGCCTTGGCGCTCACACTTACTTCGCGGGGTGTACCGGCCATTTATTATGGTACCGAGCAGTACATGACCGGCGTCGGCGATCCGTATAACCGGGCAATGATGACAGGATTTAATACCAACACAACTGCTTACAAGCTGATCAAAGCTCTGGCTCCGCTGCGCAAGTCCAATCCTGCAATTGCTTACGGCACGACCACACAGCGCTGGGTCAACAACGATGTGTATATTTATGAACGTAAATTCGGCAACAGCGTCGCTCTTGTAGCCATCAACCGCAATACATCCACACCGTATCCGATTACGAGTCTGTTATCTTCGCTGCCTGCAGGCAACTACACAGATGTGTTGGGCGGATTATTAAATGGCAACTCAATTTCCGTCGGCAGCGGCGGTGCCGTCACCAACTTCACGCTTGCAGCCGGAGGAACGGCGGTTTGGCAGTCTACAGCTCCTGCATCAACACCGTCCGTTGCAAATGTCGGACCGACGATGGGCAAACCGGGCAACACAGTAACGATTGACGGACAGGGCTTTGGCAGCAGTGCGGGAACAGTGTATTTCGGAACTACCGCTGTCACCGGTTCAAACATTGTGAGCTGGGAAGATTCCGAGATCAAAGTAAAAATTCCAAATGTTGCTGCCGGCAAGACAACAGTAAAAGTAACCACAGCTTCCAGTACAACAAGCAATGCATTCAGCAATTTCAATGTATTGACTGCTGATCAGGTCACCGTACGCTTTAAAGTCAACAACGCGACCACAAGCCTAGGATCAAGCGTGTATCTGGTCGGCAATGTAGCCGAGCTGGGTGCATGGAGCGCTTCTGATGCGATCGGTCCTATGTACAACGTAGTTGAAGAAACCTACCCGACATGGTACTACGATGTCAGTGTACCGGCTGGTACGCCTCTGCAGTTCAAGCTAATCAAATCGAACGGCACCACCGTAACCTGGGAAGGCGGCAGCAACCATACGTATACATCCCCAACCAGCGGCGTAGGCACGGTGACAGTTGACTGGCAGAACTAA
- a CDS encoding NUDIX hydrolase: MPKKPVTDRNGLTEEQFLQGYDAGMYERPSVTVDMLIFTVMEQEQDNYRKLSEKSLQLLMIQRGEHPYLGQWALPGGFVGVDESLEDAALRELYSETNISNVYMEQLYTWGDVGRDPRMRVISSSYMALVDRKTLDVQAGDDAADAGWFEVTYDVLESGRKELEEGYVEEQRIRITLQKEDTVLTGVVTITETVQGHVRRVRREIAENHGFAFDHLKMVQYAIERLRGKVEYTDIIFNLMPPLFTLSELQRVYEIILGRELLAPAFRRKIADSVTETDEFTKDAGHRPSKLYRYKADRGSR; the protein is encoded by the coding sequence ATGCCCAAAAAACCGGTCACTGACCGCAATGGCTTAACCGAAGAACAATTTCTGCAGGGCTATGATGCCGGGATGTATGAACGTCCGTCCGTTACTGTCGATATGCTGATCTTCACGGTGATGGAGCAGGAGCAGGATAATTACCGCAAGCTGTCGGAGAAATCATTGCAGCTCCTGATGATCCAGCGCGGGGAACATCCTTATCTTGGTCAATGGGCGCTCCCTGGAGGATTCGTCGGCGTAGATGAGAGTCTGGAGGACGCCGCTCTCCGGGAGCTGTACAGTGAGACGAATATTAGTAATGTCTATATGGAGCAGCTGTATACCTGGGGAGATGTGGGCCGTGATCCGCGTATGCGCGTCATCAGCAGCTCATATATGGCGCTGGTTGACCGCAAGACACTTGATGTGCAGGCTGGCGATGATGCTGCAGATGCGGGCTGGTTCGAGGTCACGTATGATGTGCTGGAATCCGGCCGCAAGGAACTGGAAGAAGGTTATGTAGAGGAGCAACGGATTCGCATCACCTTACAGAAGGAGGATACTGTGCTTACCGGCGTGGTCACTATTACCGAAACTGTCCAAGGACATGTCCGGCGTGTCCGGCGGGAGATTGCCGAGAATCACGGCTTCGCCTTTGATCACCTGAAGATGGTCCAATATGCGATAGAACGCCTGCGGGGCAAGGTGGAATATACCGATATTATTTTCAATCTGATGCCGCCGCTGTTCACTCTGTCCGAGCTTCAGCGGGTCTACGAAATTATACTTGGCAGAGAGCTGCTGGCTCCGGCATTCCGCCGCAAAATTGCCGATAGTGTAACTGAAACTGATGAATTCACCAAAGACGCGGGCCACCGCCCTTCGAAGCTGTACCGGTACAAAGCAGACAGGGGCTCCCGTTAA
- a CDS encoding NADAR family protein: MERFTYFYRSGSPFSQWYPCYFIVDEHTFNCAEQYMMYAKALLFRDEETAMQILRARTPREQKELGRKVSGFNDTGWNKHCRDIVYQGNREKFLQNEELLQLLLDTKGTTLVEASPTDRIWGVGLSEDDPRIRSRSSWRGRNWLGEVLTKLRDDLLLE, from the coding sequence ATGGAGAGATTCACTTACTTTTACCGCAGCGGTTCGCCGTTTTCCCAGTGGTACCCTTGCTATTTTATTGTCGATGAGCACACCTTCAACTGTGCAGAACAATATATGATGTATGCCAAGGCGCTGTTGTTCAGGGATGAAGAAACCGCCATGCAGATCCTGCGGGCCAGAACCCCCAGAGAGCAAAAGGAACTGGGCCGCAAAGTCAGCGGCTTTAATGACACCGGGTGGAATAAGCACTGCCGGGATATTGTCTACCAGGGGAACCGGGAAAAATTCCTGCAAAATGAAGAACTGCTGCAGCTGCTGCTCGATACTAAGGGAACTACCTTGGTGGAAGCCAGTCCGACGGACCGGATCTGGGGTGTGGGCCTTTCAGAAGACGACCCCCGAATCCGCAGCAGAAGCAGCTGGAGGGGCAGGAATTGGCTGGGGGAAGTGCTGACGAAGCTGCGTGACGATCTTTTGCTGGAATAA